GGGGTGGGTTCAAAAGAGGCCGTGCCTCACTATTCTGAAATATTGCTTTTCCCATAAAAAATTCCAGCAGAGCCGCCTTTTCTATTTTTAAGAGATCTCCCCCCTTTTTTCACAAAAAAACTTTTTGGAAATAAAAATCGCAGCCACCACAAAGCAAAGGATTTACCATCGGAGGGATATGTGAGCGCCTACAGCTTTTCGACCCGATCCCAAAACTCTTCCCGGATGCGTTTCCATTCCATCTTGAACCACGGCGAATAGCGGTCTTCATGCTGAGAGAGATCGGTTTCCAGCTCCTCAGCCCCTACAAATTTCCATTCCGCGATTTCATTTTCATTGGCACGAACCGGCCCGTTGTATTTCCCAATGTACACCGAACAAAGCTCTCTTTCGGAACCTTTGTGCTTATAGCGGGCATGGTACTGAAATTTGTACAAAAAATGAAGCGGTACCGAAAATCCGATCTCCTCTTCCAGACGCCGCTGTGTGGCAATCTCCATGGATTCCCCCTTTCTGGGATGACTGCACACACTGTTCGACCAGTACAACGGCCAGAGCCATTTTTGATCACTTCGCTTTTGGAGGAGCAGCTGTTTTTGATCGTTAAAAATAAAAATGGAAAAGGCCCGGTGTAAAATGCCTTCCCCCCGATGACAGTCCAATTTGGGTTTATAGCCAACAACTTCGTCAAATTCGTTGACCAAAATCAAAGGTTCATCTTCAAAAGAGACA
This Calditrichota bacterium DNA region includes the following protein-coding sequences:
- the idi gene encoding isopentenyl-diphosphate Delta-isomerase; this translates as MSENTHVVSFEDEPLILVNEFDEVVGYKPKLDCHRGEGILHRAFSIFIFNDQKQLLLQKRSDQKWLWPLYWSNSVCSHPRKGESMEIATQRRLEEEIGFSVPLHFLYKFQYHARYKHKGSERELCSVYIGKYNGPVRANENEIAEWKFVGAEELETDLSQHEDRYSPWFKMEWKRIREEFWDRVEKL